In a single window of the Balaenoptera acutorostrata chromosome 3, mBalAcu1.1, whole genome shotgun sequence genome:
- the ACAN gene encoding aggrecan core protein isoform X1, with protein sequence MTTLLFVFVTLRVIAAAISVEVSDPDSSLSVSIPEPSPLRVPLGSSLTIPCYFIDPMHPVTTAPSTAPLTPRIKWSCISKEKELVLLVATEGQVRVNSAYQDRVTLPNYPAIPSDATLEIQNLSSNDSGIYRCEVIHGIEDSEATLEVVVKGIVFHYRAISTRYTLDFDRAQRACLQNSAIIATPEQLQAAYEDGFHQCDAGWLADQTVRYPIHTPREGCYGDKDEFPGVRTYGIRDTNETYDVYCFAEEMEGEVFYATSPERFTFQEAANECRRLGARLATTGQLYLAWQSGMDMCSAGWLADRSVRYPISKARPNCGGNLLGVRTVYLHANQTGYPDPSSRYDAICYTGEDFVDIPEDFFGVGGEEDITIQTVTWPDVELPLPRNITEGEARGSVILTVKPVFDVTPTALEPEEPFTFAPEVGATTFSEAENRTEEATQPWAFPEESTSGLGAPTAFTSEDLVVQVTAAPGATEVPGQPRLPGGVVFHYRPGSSRYSLTFEEAQQACLSTGAVIASPKQLQAAYEAGYEQCDAGWLQDQTVRYPIVSPRTPCVGDKDSSPGVRTYGVRPPSETYDVYCYVDRLDGEVFFATRLEQFTFQEAQEFCESQNATLATTGQLYAAWSQGLDKCYAGWLSDGSLRYPIVTPRPACGGDKPGVRTVYLYPNQTGLLDPLSRHHAFCFRGISAAPSPGEEEGSAPTELPEVEDWIATEVGPSVAAVPVGEETTAIPEFTTEPENQTEWEPAYTPAGTSPLPEIPPTWLPTSAATEESTEGPSATEVPSASEEPLPSEKPLPSEEPFPSEEPFPSEEPSTLTAPVPSRTELPGSGEVSGVPEVSGDFTGSGEISGHLESSGQPSGEIASGLPSEDLDFSGLTSTVVSGLPVESGLASGDEDRITWTSTPEVDRLPSGGEVPEGSVSGVGDLSGLPSGEGPEVSASGVGDISGLPSGREDLETSVSGVEDLSGLPSGEGPEVSASGVGDLSGLPSGGEDLSGLPSGEGPEASASGIEDLSRLPSGEGPEAFASGVEDLSGLPSGREGLETSASGVGDLSGLPSGEGPEASASGVGDISGLPSGGEGLETSVSGVEDLSGLPSVGEDHLETSASGVGDLSGLPSGRESLEISASGAEDLSGLTSGKEDLIGSASGVLDLGRIPSGTLGSGQAPEASGLPSGFSGEYSGVDLGSGPSSGLPDFSGLPSGFPTVSLVDTTLVEVVTATTAGELEGRGTIGISGAGETSGLPFSELDISGGASGLSSGAELSGQASGSPDISGETSGLFGVSGQPSGFPDISGGTSGLFEVSGRPSGFSGETSGVTELSGLSSGQPEISGEASGVLSGIGPPFGITDLSGETSGIPDLSGQPSGLPGFSGTTSGIPDLVSSAVSGSGESSGITFVDTSLVEVTPTTFKEEEGLGSVELSGLPSGEADLSGTSGIVDVSGLSSGVIDSSGFTPQPPESSGLPSRVAEVSGESSGAESGSSLPSGEYDGRGLPSGFSTVSLVDRTLVESVTQAPTAQEAGEGPSGILELSGAPSGAPDMSGDHSGLLDRSGLQSGLVEPSGEPSSTPYFSGDFSGTTDVSGESSAPTSTSGEASGLPEVTLITSEFVEGVTEPTVSQELGQRPPVTYTPQRFESSGEASASGDAPRFPGSGVEASSVPESSSETSAYPEAEVGASAAPEASGGTSRSPDLSETTSAFHEADLEGASGLGVRGSTSAFQEGPREGSAAPEVSGESTTTYDVGTEASGSPSATPVASGDRTEISRDLSGHTSGLDVVISTTILESKWTQQTQSPAEAHPEIESSSPVHSGEETQTAEIPTSPTDASIPTSPGGTDESEATMADVDECLASPCLNGATCVDAIDSFTCLCLPSYQGDLCEIDQKLCEKGWTKFQGHCYRHFPDRATWVDAEGQCRKQQSHLSSIVTPEEQEFVNNNAQDYQWIGLNDKTIEGDFRWSDGHSLQFENWRPNQPDNFFATGEDCVVMIWHEKGEWNDVPCNYQLPFTCKKGTVACGEPPMVEHARIFGQKKDRYEINSLVRYQCTEGFVQRHVPTIRCQPSGHWEEPRITCTDPSTYKRRLQKRSSRPLRRSRPSTAH encoded by the exons ATGACCACTTTACTCTTCGTGTTTGTGACTCTGAGGGTCATCGCGGCAGCCATCTCAGTAGAAGTTTCAG ACCCTGACAGCTCGCTGAGTGTCAGCATCCCTGAACCGTCCCCGCTGCGGGTCCCCCTGGGGAGCTCCCTCACCATCCCCTGCTACTTCATCGACCCCATGCACCCCGTGACCACCGCCCCCTCCACCGCCCCCCTCACCCCAAGAATCAAGTGGAGCTGTATTTCCAAGGAGAAGGAGCTGGTGCTGCTGGTGGCGACTGAAGGGCAGGTGCGGGTTAACAGTGCCTACCAAGACAGGGTCACGCTACCCAACTACCCGGCCATCCCCAGCGATGCCACCCTGGAAATCCAGAACCTGAGCTCCAATGACTCTGGGATCTATCGCTGCGAGGTGATACATGGCATCGAGGACAGCGAGGCCACCCTGGAGGTCGTGGTGAAAG GCATCGTGTTCCATTACAGAGCCATCTCCACACGCTACACCCTGGACTTCGACAGGGCGCAGCGGGCCTGCCTGCAGAACAGCGCCATCATCGCCACGCCCGAGCAGCTGCAGGCCGCCTATGAGGACGGCTTCCACCAGTGCGACGCCGGCTGGCTGGCAGACCAGACTGTCAG GTACCCCATCCACACTCCAAGGGAAGGCTGCTATGGGGACAAGGATGAGTTTCCCGGCGTAAGAACCTACGGCATCCGTGACACCAATGAAACCTATGACGTGTACTGCTTCGCAGAGGAGATGGAGG GCGAGGTCTTTTATGCAACATCCCCGGAGAGGTTCACCTTCCAGGAGGCAGCCAATGAGTGCCGGCGGCTGGGTGCCCGGCTGGCCACCACGGGCCAGCTCTACCTGGCCTggcagagtggcatggacatgtgcAGCGCCGGCTGGCTGGCCGACCGCAGCGTGCGCTACCCCATCTCCAAGGCCCGGCCCAACTGCGGGGGCAATCTCTTGGGCGTGAGGACCGTCTACCTGCACGCCAACCAGACGGGATACCCCGACCCCTCATCCCGCTACGACGCCATCTGCTACACAG GTGAAGACTTTGTGGACATCCCAGAAGATTTCTTCGGGGTGGGTGGTGAGGAGGACATCACCATCCAGACGGTGACCTGGCCTGATGTGGAGCTGCCTTTGCCCCGAAACATCACCGAGGGTGAAGCCCGAGGCAGCGTGATCCTCACGGTGAAACCCGTCTTTGACGTCACCCCTACCGCCCTGGAGCCCGAGGAGCCCTTCACTTTTGCCCCCGAAGTAGGGGCCACCACCTTCTCTGAGGCCGAGAACAGGACTGAAGAGGCTACCCAGCCCTGGGCCTTTCCCGAGGAGTCCACATCTGGCCTGGGCGCTCCGACAGCCTTCACCAGCGAGGACCTCGTCGTGCAGGTGACTGCAGCCCCAGGTGCAACCGAGGTCCCTGGGCAGCCACGACTGCCAGGGG gaGTTGTGTTCCACTACCGCCCGGGCTCCTCCCGCTACTCACTGACCTTTGAGGAGGCCCAGCAGGCCTGCCTGAGCACCGGGGCCGTCATCGCCTCACCCAAACAGCTCCAGGCCGCCTATGAAGCAGGCTACGAGCAGTGTGACGCCGGCTGGCTGCAGGACCAGACCGTCAG ATACCCCATTGTGAGCCCACGGACCCCGTGTGTGGGTGACAAGGACAGCAGCCCGGGGGTCCGGACCTATGGCGTGCGACCACCATCAGAAACCTACGATGTCTACTGCTACGTGGACAGACTCGATG GGGAGGTGTTCTTCGCCACACGTCTGGAGCAGTTCACcttccaggaagcacaggagtTCTGTGAATCCCAAAACGCCACACTGGCCACCACGGGCCAGCTCTATGCTGCCTGGAGCCAAGGCCTGGACAAGTGCTACGCCGGCTGGCTATCTGACGGCAGCCTCCGCTACCCCATCGTCACCCCAAGGCCTGCCTGCGGCGGGGACAAGCCAGGTGTGAGAACCGTCTATCTCTACCCCAACCAGACAGGCCTCCTGGACCCGCTGTCCCGGCACCACGCCTTCTGCTTCCGAG GCATCTCGGCGGCGCCCTCTCCAGGAGAAGAGGAGGGTAGCGCACCCACAGAGCTCCCTGAGGTGGAAGACTGGATCGCTACTGAAGTGGGGCCCAGCGTGGCTGCGGTCCCTGTTGGGGAGGAGACGACTGCAATCCCAGAATTCACCACTGAGCCAGAAAACCAGACGGAATGGGAGCCCGCCTACACGCCAGCGGGCACTTCCCCACTGCCAG aGATCCCTCCTACGTGGCTTCCCACTAGCGCAGcaacagaggagagcacagaagGCCCTTCTGCAACGGAAGTGCCCTCAGCCTCGGAGGAGCCATTGCCCTCAGAAAAGCCGTTGCCCTCAGAAGAACCATTCCCCTCAGAGGAGCCATTCCCCTCAGAGGAACCATCCACACTTACAGCTCCAGTGCCCAGCAGGACTGAGctgccaggctctggggaggTATCTGGGGTGCCTGAAGTCAGTGGTGACTTCACAGGCAGTGGAGAAATTTCAGGACACCTAGAGTCCAGTGGGCAGCCCTCAGGGGAAATTGCAAGTGGACTGCCCTCTGAAGACCTTGACTTCAGTGGGCTCACCTCTACAGTGGTCTCAGGCCTGCCTGTGGAAAGCGGACTGGCTTCAGGAGATGAAGATAGAATTACGTGGACCAGCACTCCTGAAGTTGACAGGTTGCCCTCTGGAGGTGAGGTCCCAGAGGGCTCTGTCTCTGGAGTAGGGGACCTCAGTGGACTGCCTTCTGGAGAAGGTCCAGAAGTCTCTGCTTCTGGAGTAGGGGACATCAGTGGACTTCCTTCTGGAAGAGAGGACCTAGAGACCTCTGTCTCTGGAGTAGAGGACCTCAGTGGACTTCCTTCTGGAGAAGGTCCAGAAGTCTCTGCCTCTGGAGTAGGGGACCTCAGTGGACTTCCTTCTGGAGGAGAGGACCTCAGTGGACTTCCTTCTGGAGAAGGTCCAGAAGCCTCTGCCTCTGGAATAGAGGATCTCAGCAGACTTCCTTCTGGAGAAGGTCCAGAAGCCTTTGCCTCTGGAGTAGAGGACCTTAGTGGACTTCCTTCTGGAAGAGAGGGTCTAGAGACCTCTGCCTCTGGGGTAGGGGACCTCAGTGGGCTTCCTTCTGGAGAAGGTCCAGAAGCCTCTGCCTCTGGAGTAGGGGACATCAGTGGACTTCCTTCTGGAGGAGAGGGTCTAGAGACCTCTGTCTCTGGAGTAGAGGACCTCAGTGGACTTCCTTCTGTAGGTGAGGATCATCTAGAGACCTCTGCTTCTGGAGTAGGGGACCTTAGTGGACTTCCTTCTGGAAGGGAAAGTCTGGAGATCTCTGCTTCTGGAGCTGAGGATCTTAGTGGGTTGACTTCTGGAAAAGAAGACTTGATTGGGTCAGCTTCTGGAGTCTTGGACCTTGGCAGAATACCTTCTGGAACTCTAGGAAGTGGGCAAGCTCCAGAAGCAAGTGGCCTTCCCTCTGGATTTAGTGGTGAGTATTCTGGGGTGGACCTTGGAAGTGGCCCATCTTCTGGCCTTCCTGACTTCAGTGGACTTCCATCTGGGTTCCCAACTGTCTCCCTAGTGGATACTACATTGGTGGAAGTGGTCACAGCCACCACTGCAGGTGAACTAGAAGGAAGGGGAACCATTGGCATCAGTGGTGCTGGAGAAACATCTGGGCTGCCCTTCAGTGAGTTGGACATTAGTGGAGGAGCAAGCGGACTCTCTTCAGGAGCTGAACTCAGTGGCCAGGCATCTGGGTCTCCTGACATCAGTGGGGAAACATCTGGACTCTTTGGTGTCAGTGGACAGCCATCAGGGTTTCCTGACATTAGTGGGGGAACATCTGGGCTTTTCGAAGTCAGTGGGCGGCCATCAGGGTTTTCTGGGGAAACATCTGGTGTGACTGAGCTTAGTGGACTGTCCTCCGGACAACCAGAAATCAGTGGAGAAGCTTCTGGAGTTCTTTCTGGCATTGGTCCACCATTTGGCATAACTGACCTGAGTGGAGAAACGTCCGGGATCCCTGATCTCAGTGGGCAGCCATCAGGGTTACCAGGGTTCAGTGGGACAACATCCGGAATCCCTGACCTGGTTTCCAGTGCTGTGAGTGGCAGTGGTGAATCTTCTGGCATTACATTCGTGGACACCAGTTTGGTTGAAGTGACCCCAACtacatttaaagaagaagaaggtTTAGGGTCCGTGGAACTCAGTGGCCTCCCTTCAGGAGAGGCAGATCTCTCAGGCACATCTGGGATAGTGGATGTCAGTGGACTATCTTCTGGAGTAATTGACTCCAGTGGGTTTACACCCCAGCCTCCGGAATCCAGTGGCCTGCCAAGCAGAGTAGCTGAGGTCAGTGGCGAGTCCTCTGGAGCTGAGAGTGGGAGCAGCCTGCCCTCCGGAGAATATGACGGCCGTGGACTTCCATCTGGTTTCTCCACTgtctctcttgtagacagaactTTGGTGGAATCTGTAACCCAGGCTCCAACAGCCCAAGAAGCAGGAGAAGGGCCTTCGGGCATTTTGGAACTTAGTGGTGCCCCTTCTGGGGCACCAGACATGTCCGGAGACCATTCGGGACTTTTGGACCGAAGTGGACTTCAGTCTGGACTGGTAGAGCCCAGTGGAGAGCCATCAAGTACTCCATATTTTAGTGGGGACTTTTCTGGCACCACTGATGTAAGCGGAGAATCCTCTGCACCCACGAGCACAAGTGGGGAGGCCTCAGGACTTCCAGAAGTTACTTTAATCACTTCTGAGTTCGTGGAGGGTGTTACTGAACCAACTGTTTCCCAGGAACTGGGCCAAAGACCCCCTGTAACATACACCCCCCAGCGTTTTGAGTCCAGTGGAGAAGCCTCTGCCTCTGGAGATGCACCAAGGTTCCCCGGGTCTGGGGTAGAAGCATCATCAGTCCCAGAATCTAGCAGCGAGACGTCCGCCTATCCTGAGGCTGAGGTGGGAGCATCTGCTGCCCCCGAGGCCAGCGGAGGCACTTCCAGGTCCCCTGATCTGAGTGAAACCACCTCCGCCTTCCATGAAGCTGATCTGGAGGGAGCCTCAGGCCTGGGAGTGAGAGGTAGCACCTCAGCCTTTCAGGAAGGCCCCAGGGAGGGCTCGGCTGCCCCGGAAGTGAGTGGAGAGTCAACCACCACCTATGATGTGGGCACAGAGGCATCAGGTTCACCTTCGGCTACTCCCGTGGCTTCTGGAGACAGGACTGAAATCAGCAGAGACCTGTCTGGTCACACCTCGGGGTTGGATGTTGTCATCAGCACCACCATCCTGGAATCCAAGTGGACTCAGCAGACCCAGAGCCCTGCAGAGGCGCATCCAGAAATCGAGTCCTCAAGCCCCGTGCACTCAGGAGAAGAGACCCAAACAGCCGAAATACCCACCTCCCCAACTGATGCTTCCATCCCAACCTCTCCAGGAGGGACAGATGAATCAGAGGCAACCATGGCAG ACGTTGACGAGTGCCTCGCAAGCCCTTGTCTGAATGGAGCCACCTGCGTGGACGCCATCGACTCTTTCACATGCTTATGCCTTCCCAGCTACCAAGGGGACCTGTGTGAGATCG ACCAGAAGCTGTGTGAGAAGGGCTGGACCAAGTTCCAGGGCCACTGTTACCGCCACTTCCCCGACCGGGCGACCTGGGTGGACGCCGAGGGCCAGTGCCGGAAGCAGCAGTCCCACCTGAGCAGCATCGTCACCCCTGAGGAGCAGGAGTTTGTCAACA